Proteins encoded within one genomic window of Pirellulales bacterium:
- a CDS encoding VTT domain-containing protein: MGIFQWLLERLQWLIGLAKPENLRTIVNLGGGPWVSYLILGAIVFSETGLLIGFFLPGDSLLFAAGFLASQGVFDIVLLIVTLCIAAIAGDAANYYLGLQLEERVFEKGRIRFVKHAHLIAAKEFYDKHGAVAIVLARFVPLVRTFTPFVAGVARMSYRQFVVYNVIGGVGWVLSMTVAGYFLGRIEWISEHFELVVIGIIAASLLPMLFGVYRAWRHKPLLEATNSAATTTPES; encoded by the coding sequence TTGGGAATTTTTCAATGGCTGCTCGAACGGCTTCAATGGCTAATTGGCCTGGCCAAGCCAGAAAACCTGCGGACTATCGTCAATCTCGGAGGTGGACCGTGGGTGAGCTATCTCATCCTGGGCGCGATCGTGTTTAGTGAAACGGGGTTGCTTATTGGCTTTTTTTTGCCGGGCGATTCGTTGCTGTTTGCTGCGGGATTCTTGGCCAGCCAAGGTGTGTTCGACATAGTCTTGCTAATCGTCACGCTATGTATTGCGGCAATTGCAGGGGACGCGGCCAACTATTACCTCGGACTGCAGCTCGAAGAGCGTGTTTTCGAGAAGGGCCGAATCCGCTTCGTCAAGCACGCGCACTTGATCGCTGCCAAAGAGTTCTACGATAAACACGGCGCAGTGGCGATTGTTTTGGCCCGCTTCGTGCCGCTGGTACGCACCTTCACCCCCTTTGTGGCTGGGGTTGCTCGGATGAGCTACCGGCAATTTGTCGTGTATAACGTGATCGGTGGCGTCGGCTGGGTACTGTCGATGACCGTGGCTGGATACTTTTTGGGCCGGATCGAATGGATCAGCGAACACTTCGAATTAGTGGTAATCGGGATTATCGCCGCGAGCTTGTTGCCAATGCTCTTTGGAGTCTATCGAGCTTGGCGACACAAGCCGTTGTTGGAAGCGACCAACTCCGCGGCAACGACCACTCCAGAAAGCTGA
- a CDS encoding intradiol ring-cleavage dioxygenase — MNRFSLDRSRRQFLGGLAAISAAVWTVPGAFAEELIRTPRQTEGPFYPDNLPLDTDNDLLIINDDITPAVGEITHLSGRILDPSGNPLKNVAVEIWQVDNHGAYLHSGTSNAEKRDKNFQGFGRFTTGSSGEYYFRTIKPVAYPGRTPHIHFAVKVPKRKKFTTQCYIKGEPGNERDGIWRSIRDPLARNSVTIDFTPMTDSKIGELVAKFDIVLGITPEA; from the coding sequence ATGAACCGATTTTCACTCGATCGTTCTCGTCGTCAATTCTTGGGAGGCTTGGCAGCGATTAGCGCCGCTGTTTGGACGGTGCCCGGAGCATTTGCCGAAGAGCTGATCCGCACTCCGCGGCAGACAGAGGGGCCATTCTATCCTGACAATTTGCCGCTCGACACCGACAACGACTTGCTCATCATAAACGACGACATCACGCCTGCCGTCGGCGAGATCACGCATTTGAGCGGGCGAATTCTCGATCCTTCTGGCAACCCCCTCAAAAATGTCGCCGTCGAAATTTGGCAGGTCGACAATCACGGCGCCTATTTGCATTCCGGCACAAGTAACGCCGAAAAACGCGACAAAAACTTCCAGGGTTTCGGCCGATTCACGACTGGCTCATCGGGAGAATACTATTTCCGCACGATCAAACCTGTTGCTTACCCGGGTCGAACACCGCACATTCATTTTGCGGTCAAAGTGCCAAAACGGAAGAAATTCACGACGCAGTGCTACATTAAGGGAGAACCCGGCAACGAACGCGACGGAATCTGGCGATCGATCCGCGATCCCCTGGCTCGCAATTCGGTAACGATCGATTTCACACCAATGACGGATTCCAAAATCGGCGAACTGGTGGCAAAGTTTGACATCGTCCTGGGCATTACGCCAGAAGCGTAG
- a CDS encoding CbiX/SirB N-terminal domain-containing protein, with the protein MSNINRPLETKAIKLGTPDNRRSASDILDSAIHRDSSCGQQWSARAIVHNSNSNWTICTIGFWSAIVVFMGLVFGCQRVDPMAATEKGQRHVDSNPGESTAVLIVCHGSHSPQWRKSLLAVEENVRGNILNYNHIGALRLAFMEYSEPSIATCLRQFDELGYSKVLIVPLLLTVSSHSFDDIPSIAGLKEDRATAEKLKLEGIEIYQAKAQVDIAPLLDFTDILEKNVIRRVKAMSENPSDEGVVLVAYGDEQYDEEWTHLLEHIGGTLQKKLQIDTCRFAWCGHIARYKSEPTEVAIKQVLEKKKNVILIPVLVAVDEAFQGRIIGGAIKNVDAGERVRYRHDAILPDDNVEQWIIDTCQGDERSDDVSISGK; encoded by the coding sequence ATGTCCAATATCAATCGGCCGCTTGAAACCAAAGCCATCAAGCTCGGCACACCGGACAATCGCCGGAGCGCCAGCGATATCCTGGATTCCGCAATCCACCGTGATTCCAGTTGCGGCCAGCAATGGTCGGCGAGAGCAATCGTTCACAATTCCAATAGCAATTGGACCATCTGCACGATTGGCTTCTGGTCTGCCATTGTCGTTTTTATGGGCCTGGTTTTCGGTTGCCAGCGCGTTGATCCTATGGCAGCGACAGAGAAGGGCCAGCGACACGTTGACTCGAATCCTGGCGAGTCGACAGCCGTACTGATTGTGTGTCACGGATCGCATTCACCTCAGTGGCGCAAATCGTTGCTGGCAGTAGAAGAGAACGTGCGTGGCAACATTCTCAATTACAATCATATCGGGGCGCTTCGATTGGCTTTTATGGAATATAGCGAACCGTCGATTGCCACCTGCTTGAGGCAATTCGATGAGTTGGGCTATTCCAAGGTCTTGATCGTCCCTCTGCTGCTTACGGTCAGTTCTCATTCGTTCGACGACATTCCGAGCATCGCGGGATTGAAGGAGGATCGTGCGACAGCGGAGAAGCTTAAGCTGGAAGGCATCGAAATCTATCAGGCAAAGGCCCAGGTCGACATCGCGCCACTACTCGACTTCACGGATATTCTTGAAAAAAACGTCATTCGTCGCGTGAAGGCAATGAGCGAGAATCCGTCTGACGAAGGCGTTGTGTTGGTGGCGTACGGCGACGAACAATACGACGAAGAGTGGACACATCTGTTGGAACACATCGGTGGCACGCTCCAGAAGAAGCTCCAGATCGATACCTGCCGGTTCGCGTGGTGTGGTCATATTGCTCGATACAAGTCTGAGCCGACGGAAGTGGCGATCAAACAGGTATTGGAAAAGAAAAAAAACGTAATCCTGATCCCGGTGCTGGTGGCAGTGGATGAAGCGTTCCAAGGGCGCATTATTGGCGGCGCGATAAAGAATGTCGATGCCGGCGAGCGAGTACGATATCGGCACGATGCCATACTCCCAGACGACAACGTCGAACAGTGGATCATCGACACCTGCCAGGGTGATGAGCGTAGCGACGACGTTTCAATTAGCGGCAAATAG